TGACCACCTTCGATGCCAGCTACAATTTGCTGTCGGAGATCACCGCCAACTCGATACCGAACAGCGTCGAGGTGCTGTATCTGAATGACAATCAGATTAGCAAAATCCAACCGTATACGTTCTTCAAGAAGCCCAATCTCACACGTGTCGATCTCATACGCAACAAGCTGACCACGTTGGAACCGAATGCACTCAGGCTATCCCCGATCGCCGAGGATCGCGAGATACCCGAGTTCTATATTGGACACAATGCGTACCAATGCGATTGCAATCTCGATTGGCTGCAGAAGATCAATCGCGAGTCACGCACACAGCCGCAGCTCATGGATCTCGATCAGATCTATTGCAAATTATCGTATGCACGCGGCGCCACGCATGTCTCGCTCATTGAGGCCAAGTCCAATGATTTTCTCTGCAAATACGAATCGCATTGCTTTGCGCTGTGCCACTGCTGCGATTTTCAGGCCTGCGACTGCAAAATGGAATGTCCCGATCGTTGTTCCTGCTATCACGATCAGTCCTGGACCTCCAATGTTGTCGATTGCAGTCGTGCCAGCTACGAACGCACGCTGCCCTCCCACATACCCATGGATGCCACACAATTGTATCTGGATGGCAACACATTCACCGAGCTGCAGAGTCATGCGTTCATCGGTCGTAAGCGCCTCAAGGTGTTGCATTTGAATCATTCACGCATCGAGACGCTGCACAATCGCACCTTCTATGGGTTACTCGAGTTGGAGGTACTGCAATTGCAGAACAATCTGTTGCGTCAACTCAATGGCAATGAGTTTCAGGGTTTGGACAATCTGCAAGAACTCTATCTGCAGCATAATGCCATTGCCAGCATTGATACACTCACCTTTACCCATCTGTATCATCTGAAGATACTGCGACTCGATCACAATGCCATTACCTCATTCGCCGTGTGGAACTTTTTGCCCAGCTACCTCAACGAGCTGCGTCTCGCTGGCAATCCTTGGAGCTGTCGCTGCGAGTTCATTGACAAGCTGCGCGATTACATGGGACGTCATGAGTATGTGCAAGATCGTCAAAAGCTGCGTTGCCAGCTACCCGGGAATGGCACCCAAGAGCAGCCTCTGCAAATGGCTATCTATGCGGCATCCGCCGGTGCTGATTCCCTGTCTGTGGTGCAGTGCAGCCAAACAATGCAGCTGGGACTCGACAACAGCTTCAACTATGCGGAACGTGCTGGTGAAGCAGGAGATGCCATCGGTGGCAACATGACCTCCACTAAGATGATACTCACCCAGCCACCCAAACAGGATTATATCCCCATCTTGGTGGCCATACTCACTGCGTTTATATTCATCATGATCTGCACGCTGTTGGTGTTCATCTTCCGGCAGGAGATGCGTGTCTGGTGTCACTCGCGCTTCGGTGTGCGACTCTTCTACAACGGCCAAAAAGATGTGGATAAGAATGAACGTGAAAAACTGTTCGATGCCTTCATCTCATATTCCTCCAAGGACGAACTGTTTGTCAACGAGGAGCTGGCACCAATGCTGGAGCTGGGCGAACAACGCTACAAACTGTGCCTGCATCAGCGTGACTTCCCCGTGGGCGGTTATCTGCCCGAAACCATTGTCCAGGCCATCGACAGCAGTCGTCGCACAATCATGGTTGTCTCCGAGAACTTCATCAAGTCCGAGTGGTGTCGCTTCGAGTTCAAGTCGGCGCATCAATCGGTGTTGCGCGATCGTCGGCGTCGCCTTATTGTCATTGTGCTAGGAGAGGTGCCGCAGAAGGAACTGGATCCCGATCTGCGTTTATATCTGAAGACGAACACGTATCTGCAGTGGGGCGACAAGTTATTCTGGCAAAAGTTGCGCTTTGCTCTGCCGGATGTTTCCTCATCGTCGTCGCATGGCCAGCGTGCCCCGCAACCTTGCCACGCGCCCATCAATCATCCCGCctaccatcatcatcatcatgtgcatcagcagcagcagctgccattgCCAATGCCGTTGCATGCAGCGCCGCcgccgacgtcgtcgtcgcattCGCATCCTCCGCATccgcatcatcagcagcagtttatgctgccaccgccgccgctgcAGCCGGGCAGCTTTCGACGTCAGCCATCGACGCAGCAATCGCAtcgcggcaacaacaacaatcaacagcagcagcaacaacaagcagcgcTGCTAATGGGTGGCAGCGCAGCTGGCGTTGGCGCAGCAGCGAACGCTTCGCCGCAAATGATTCCGTTAGCGGGCGGCATACAGCAGCAGAGTTTGCCGTTGCCGCCGCAGTCAGCGTCGCAGCCAACGCCGGCGTCGCGTAATCTGCACATGTGAGTGGGAGCAATGGTGAAGTAAGAGGAAGAATGAGTGAGATCGTTTAGAGCTTTTAGGCGCAGCTTAAAAGCTTGCTAGGAGTCCTAAAGGGCaaaaagggaaagagagagagaaagagagtaagTCAGAGAGTGAGAAGCAGGCTGACAGCAAGTTCAAGTGCAGTTTAAAGCTCcatagaaacaaaaacaatgcaattatttttttacataTCGAAAGCAGAAGTTCGCCATGGGATTTAGTTCAGTTTGGTTCATTTGAATGCAACCAGCGACATGGAATCAAAGATTCAAGCCCCGCAGCTCAGTTTTTGTTGAATAGGATTCAGTTTGTGTTTTAAACTCGTTATTTTTGAACCCCACAATTGACATGAGGCTTACGAGCTTTGCAGAAAGCTTTCATCCACGCTTCCCCCTAGCAAATGCAATGTGAGCCACAGTCACAAGTCACAGtcaatatgcaaatgaaaagcgTTTAGCGATAAAAGCCTAGTTACATGTTAAAATAGCTG
This is a stretch of genomic DNA from Drosophila albomicans strain 15112-1751.03 chromosome 3, ASM965048v2, whole genome shotgun sequence. It encodes these proteins:
- the LOC117569016 gene encoding toll-like receptor Tollo, with the protein product MLASHMLYVLIASCVMPIFGAALSKTVLYQAPDECRWSGGGEHDITLVCHLRTINSELENTNFSVIQPHNTVRLRLECSDALFFQSSLSPDSFRSLVELRDLTIEYCKLGNLTDGSFRGLHELRNLTIRTHNGDWSTMSLEMASNSFVEFRQLERLDLSLNNIWLIPDGMVCPLKSLQHLNASYNKIQDISNFYFGASLSSRKSRVCGSTLQSLDLSANKMISLPSAMLSALVRLTHLNMARNSMSFLADRAFEGLISLRVVDLSANRLTSLPPELFAETKQLQEIYLKNNSINVLAPGIFSELAELLVLDLANNELNSQWINVETFVGLKQLVKLDLSANKISRLEAHIFRPLASLQILKLEENYIDQLPAGIFADLSNLHTLILSNNRISVIEQRTLQGLHNLQVLSLDYNRLAKLDARSLINCTQLQDLHLNDNKLQAVPEALLHVPLLKTLDVGENMISQIENTSVTQLENLYGLRMTENSLTHIRRGVFDRMRALQILNLSGNKLKSIEAGALLKNTQLQAIRLDGNQLKSIAGLFTELNNLVWLNISGNRLEKFDYSHIPYGLQWLDVRANRITQLGNYFEYDNELSLTTFDASYNLLSEITANSIPNSVEVLYLNDNQISKIQPYTFFKKPNLTRVDLIRNKLTTLEPNALRLSPIAEDREIPEFYIGHNAYQCDCNLDWLQKINRESRTQPQLMDLDQIYCKLSYARGATHVSLIEAKSNDFLCKYESHCFALCHCCDFQACDCKMECPDRCSCYHDQSWTSNVVDCSRASYERTLPSHIPMDATQLYLDGNTFTELQSHAFIGRKRLKVLHLNHSRIETLHNRTFYGLLELEVLQLQNNLLRQLNGNEFQGLDNLQELYLQHNAIASIDTLTFTHLYHLKILRLDHNAITSFAVWNFLPSYLNELRLAGNPWSCRCEFIDKLRDYMGRHEYVQDRQKLRCQLPGNGTQEQPLQMAIYAASAGADSLSVVQCSQTMQLGLDNSFNYAERAGEAGDAIGGNMTSTKMILTQPPKQDYIPILVAILTAFIFIMICTLLVFIFRQEMRVWCHSRFGVRLFYNGQKDVDKNEREKLFDAFISYSSKDELFVNEELAPMLELGEQRYKLCLHQRDFPVGGYLPETIVQAIDSSRRTIMVVSENFIKSEWCRFEFKSAHQSVLRDRRRRLIVIVLGEVPQKELDPDLRLYLKTNTYLQWGDKLFWQKLRFALPDVSSSSSHGQRAPQPCHAPINHPAYHHHHHVHQQQQLPLPMPLHAAPPPTSSSHSHPPHPHHQQQFMLPPPPLQPGSFRRQPSTQQSHRGNNNNQQQQQQQAALLMGGSAAGVGAAANASPQMIPLAGGIQQQSLPLPPQSASQPTPASRNLHM